The Beijerinckiaceae bacterium RH AL1 genome has a segment encoding these proteins:
- a CDS encoding exported protein of unknown function (ID:RHAL1_02365;~source:Prodigal:2.6) — protein MRRLACTALAATTVLCLGITVAAAADLGYPHHRHHRHLHPLPPPGYAYGGYGNGPGPGWVGIEAPGYAPGITPGWGYISAGAPPTIFDLGY, from the coding sequence ATGCGTCGTCTTGCATGCACCGCACTCGCGGCCACGACTGTCCTCTGCCTAGGGATCACCGTCGCGGCGGCCGCCGATCTCGGATACCCGCATCATCGCCATCACCGTCACCTGCACCCGTTGCCGCCGCCGGGCTATGCCTATGGCGGCTACGGCAATGGTCCCGGTCCGGGCTGGGTCGGTATCGAGGCCCCCGGCTACGCGCCGGGCATCACACCAGGCTGGGGCTACATCTCGGCCGGCGCCCCGCCGACGATCTTCGATCTCGGCTACTGA
- a CDS encoding hypothetical protein (ID:RHAL1_02369;~conserved protein of unknown function;~source:Prodigal:2.6), which produces MLRLSDLTTLPDDPIPLPTNNRSHPLAEQFRRFIQAESFPCVGAKSALSKGQLTIIVAKDIGSAADDLRIFTAMLGFIATYRRNPKLFQSFAVVFDDAAHGSEEEFERHLWARVQSLCDNDARLGHPWDNRVASDADNPHFSLSVAGEAFFVVGLHPQASRPARRFRSSALVFNLHDQFERLRADGRYEKLRATILERDEALAGSINPMLMRHGELSEARQYSGRLVDDDWRCPFHASHSASAPRG; this is translated from the coding sequence ATGTTGCGTCTATCGGATCTCACGACCCTTCCTGACGATCCCATTCCTTTGCCGACGAACAACCGCTCGCACCCGCTGGCAGAGCAGTTTCGCCGCTTTATCCAAGCCGAGTCGTTCCCTTGCGTCGGCGCGAAGTCGGCGCTCTCGAAGGGCCAGCTCACGATCATTGTTGCAAAAGACATCGGCAGCGCTGCCGACGATCTGCGCATCTTCACCGCGATGCTCGGTTTCATCGCCACCTACCGCCGAAATCCGAAGCTCTTCCAGAGCTTCGCCGTGGTCTTCGACGATGCGGCGCACGGGTCGGAGGAAGAATTCGAGCGGCATCTTTGGGCGCGCGTCCAGTCGCTGTGCGACAACGATGCGCGCCTGGGACATCCGTGGGACAACCGTGTCGCGTCGGACGCCGACAACCCTCATTTCTCGCTCAGCGTCGCGGGGGAGGCCTTCTTCGTTGTCGGCCTGCATCCGCAAGCAAGCCGGCCGGCGCGCCGCTTTCGATCGTCGGCGCTCGTCTTCAACCTGCACGATCAGTTCGAACGCCTGCGCGCGGACGGGCGGTACGAGAAGCTCCGCGCGACCATTCTGGAGCGCGACGAAGCGCTGGCCGGATCGATCAACCCGATGCTGATGCGGCACGGCGAGCTGTCGGAGGCGCGACAGTACAGCGGCCGGCTCGTCGACGACGACTGGCGCTGTCCCTTCCATGCCTCACACTCTGCAAGCGCTCCCCGTGGCTGA
- a CDS encoding hypothetical protein (ID:RHAL1_02371;~conserved protein of unknown function;~source:Prodigal:2.6), whose amino-acid sequence MKNEIAVSQVHEIPPRSGTAFVLAQGQKLTVIDPRGEQVADLLAFNRHDVDEVISSGRTLDYASRIYLTTADQLFSNRSNVMLRIVEDTVGRHDFLLTPCSKDTFRIIYGDREPHRGCFGNLAEALAPFGIGPDRIPVAFNCFMNVPVDGETGVLRVEPPRSKAGDHITFLAEQDLIIGLTACSALQSNNGSFKPIHYRID is encoded by the coding sequence ATGAAGAACGAGATCGCAGTGTCGCAAGTCCATGAGATCCCGCCGCGTTCGGGCACCGCGTTCGTCCTCGCGCAGGGCCAGAAGCTCACGGTGATCGATCCCCGCGGGGAGCAGGTCGCCGACCTCCTCGCCTTCAATCGACACGATGTCGACGAGGTGATCTCGTCGGGCCGCACGCTCGATTACGCAAGCCGCATCTATCTCACGACCGCAGACCAGCTCTTTTCCAACCGAAGCAACGTCATGCTGCGGATCGTCGAGGACACGGTCGGGCGACACGACTTTCTGCTGACGCCGTGCTCGAAAGATACGTTCCGCATCATCTACGGCGATCGGGAGCCGCATCGCGGATGCTTTGGGAACCTCGCCGAAGCGCTGGCACCCTTCGGCATCGGCCCAGATCGCATCCCTGTCGCCTTCAACTGCTTCATGAATGTGCCTGTCGATGGCGAGACCGGCGTGTTGCGTGTCGAGCCGCCGCGCAGCAAGGCGGGCGATCACATCACGTTCCTGGCGGAGCAGGATCTGATCATCGGCCTAACCGCCTGCTCGGCGCTTCAGTCGAACAACGGCAGCTTCAAGCCCATCCACTATCGCATCGATTGA
- a CDS encoding Arginine/lysine/ornithine decarboxylase (ID:RHAL1_02370;~source:Prodigal:2.6), translated as MPHTLQALPVADLDQTSAPVLEALEIVQRKTIAGFGGPGHDEGHGVSDDVADLLGRQVFHADVLTPKGLDDRRQSAQVMARATALAAAAWGADHCMFSTGGSTQALQTVFAAVAKPGDMVLVAQNAHRTDFTAAIYAGLDIRAVPPEPDRARDLELGMSAATLESMLDAYPQAKAVVAVSPTIYGATSDIRALADLCHRRGVILVIDAAWGAPYPFSDSLPRNPLDDGADVMVVSVHKTMAALAQGSALLLTGDRVDRERFNMVYEMFQTTSPSVPILASIDATRRDNALHGDAYWRRIVALAERVRAGLAAIDGVEVRGREMINGVGVFDIDATKVVFDVSGLGMTGSQADEWLQRERRVSVVVSDARHLVAVLGIGKTDEFVERLIQGVRDLAGAAQSDHSHFCRIPDDVPRYADLTLEFAMPAGDAFYGEVEHVTYDDAIGRIAAEIVAPAPPEIPRLMPGQRIEAAHVAFLKGAAATGAVIPDPGQHGAGLVRVVRS; from the coding sequence ATGCCTCACACTCTGCAAGCGCTCCCCGTGGCTGACCTCGACCAGACCTCCGCGCCGGTGCTCGAGGCCCTCGAGATCGTCCAGCGTAAAACTATCGCCGGCTTTGGCGGGCCCGGCCACGACGAAGGGCACGGCGTCAGCGATGATGTGGCCGACCTGCTCGGCCGTCAGGTCTTCCACGCCGATGTTCTGACGCCGAAAGGCTTGGACGATCGGCGGCAATCAGCACAGGTCATGGCGCGGGCCACAGCCCTGGCGGCAGCGGCTTGGGGCGCCGACCACTGCATGTTCTCGACGGGCGGGTCGACGCAGGCGCTCCAGACGGTCTTCGCTGCCGTCGCGAAGCCCGGCGACATGGTGCTCGTCGCGCAGAACGCGCATCGCACCGACTTCACCGCCGCCATCTACGCCGGGCTCGACATCCGCGCCGTGCCGCCCGAGCCCGATCGCGCGCGCGACCTCGAGCTCGGCATGTCGGCAGCGACCTTGGAGTCGATGCTCGATGCCTACCCGCAGGCCAAAGCCGTCGTCGCGGTCAGCCCGACCATCTACGGGGCGACGAGCGACATTCGTGCGCTCGCCGATCTCTGCCACCGGCGCGGCGTCATCCTCGTGATCGATGCCGCATGGGGCGCGCCCTATCCCTTCAGCGACTCGCTGCCGCGCAATCCACTCGACGACGGCGCGGACGTCATGGTCGTCAGCGTCCACAAGACGATGGCGGCGCTTGCGCAGGGATCGGCCCTGCTGCTGACAGGCGACCGCGTGGATCGCGAGCGCTTCAACATGGTCTACGAGATGTTCCAGACGACCAGCCCGTCGGTGCCGATCCTGGCGAGCATCGATGCAACGCGCCGGGACAATGCGCTTCACGGCGATGCCTACTGGAGAAGGATCGTCGCTCTTGCGGAACGCGTCCGGGCCGGACTTGCGGCGATCGACGGCGTCGAGGTGCGCGGCCGCGAGATGATCAACGGCGTCGGCGTCTTCGACATCGATGCGACGAAGGTCGTCTTCGACGTCTCTGGTCTCGGCATGACTGGGAGCCAGGCTGACGAATGGCTGCAGCGCGAACGACGGGTCAGCGTCGTCGTGAGCGATGCCCGCCACCTCGTCGCCGTGCTGGGCATCGGAAAGACCGACGAATTCGTGGAGCGCTTGATCCAAGGAGTGCGCGACCTGGCGGGCGCCGCCCAGAGCGATCACTCGCACTTCTGTCGGATCCCCGACGACGTGCCGCGCTACGCCGACCTGACCCTGGAGTTCGCCATGCCCGCCGGGGACGCCTTCTACGGCGAGGTCGAGCACGTCACCTATGACGATGCGATCGGTCGGATCGCCGCCGAGATCGTCGCTCCGGCGCCGCCTGAGATCCCGCGGCTCATGCCGGGCCAGAGGATCGAGGCGGCGCATGTCGCCTTTCTCAAAGGCGCGGCGGCGACCGGCGCGGTGATCCCGGATCCCGGCCAGCACGGGGCCGGGCTCGTGCGGGTCGTGCGCTCATGA
- a CDS encoding putative pre-16S rRNA nuclease (source:Prodigal:2.6;~ID:RHAL1_02366): MPDNILELADLAPRLRRFDRLLGLDLGTKTIGVAVSDVERRLASPVTTIRRTRFQHDAATLLKEATRLEAAALVIGWPLNMDGSEGPRIQATRAFIRNMASLTTLPFVLWDERLSTAAVTRSLIEQDASRAKRAAVVDRMAAAYILQGALDRLARLAAAQ, from the coding sequence ATGCCCGACAACATCCTCGAACTCGCCGATCTCGCGCCGCGCCTGCGCCGCTTCGACCGCCTGCTCGGCCTCGACCTCGGCACCAAGACGATCGGCGTGGCGGTGTCGGACGTCGAGCGGCGGCTGGCCTCGCCGGTGACGACGATCCGGCGAACCCGTTTCCAGCACGACGCGGCGACGCTCCTCAAGGAAGCGACCCGGCTCGAAGCCGCGGCGCTGGTGATCGGCTGGCCGCTCAACATGGATGGATCGGAGGGCCCGCGCATTCAGGCGACGCGCGCCTTCATCCGCAACATGGCCAGCCTGACGACGCTGCCCTTCGTGCTGTGGGACGAGCGCCTGTCGACCGCGGCCGTCACCCGCAGCCTCATCGAGCAGGATGCCTCGCGGGCCAAGCGCGCGGCGGTCGTCGATCGCATGGCGGCCGCCTACATCCTGCAGGGCGCGCTCGACCGGTTGGCGCGACTCGCCGCGGCTCAGTAG
- the mdh gene encoding Malate dehydrogenase (ID:RHAL1_02361;~source:Prodigal:2.6), producing MARSKIALIGAGHIGGTLAHLAGLKELGDIVLFDIAEGTPQGKALDLAESAPVDGFNASITGANDYADIAGADVVIVTAGVPRKPGMSRDDLLGINLKVMESVGAGIKQHAPDAFVICITNPLDAMVWALQKTSGLPATKVVGMAGVLDSARFRYFLAEEFKVSVEDVIAFVLGGHGDDMVPSLRYSTVAGIPLPDLVKMGWTTHEKLDAIVSRTRKGGGEIVNLLKTGSAFYAPAASAIAMAESYLKDKRRVLPCAAQLTGEYGLKNIYVGVPVVIGANGVEKVVEVQLDADEKAMFEKSVASVQTLVEACKGINPAFAD from the coding sequence ATGGCGCGCAGCAAGATCGCTCTCATCGGCGCAGGGCACATCGGTGGCACGCTGGCGCATCTCGCGGGGCTGAAGGAGCTCGGCGACATCGTTCTCTTCGACATCGCCGAGGGCACGCCGCAGGGCAAGGCGCTCGATCTCGCCGAGTCGGCGCCCGTGGACGGCTTCAACGCGTCGATCACCGGCGCCAACGACTACGCCGACATCGCCGGGGCCGATGTCGTGATCGTGACCGCCGGCGTTCCGCGCAAGCCCGGCATGAGCCGCGACGACCTGCTCGGCATCAACCTGAAGGTCATGGAGTCGGTCGGGGCCGGCATCAAGCAGCATGCGCCCGATGCCTTCGTCATCTGCATCACCAATCCGCTCGACGCGATGGTCTGGGCGCTTCAGAAAACGTCGGGACTGCCGGCCACGAAGGTCGTCGGGATGGCGGGCGTGCTGGACTCGGCCCGCTTCCGCTACTTCCTCGCCGAGGAGTTCAAGGTGTCGGTCGAGGACGTGATAGCCTTCGTGCTCGGCGGCCACGGCGACGACATGGTGCCCTCGCTGCGCTACTCGACCGTCGCCGGCATCCCGCTGCCCGATCTCGTCAAGATGGGCTGGACCACCCACGAGAAGCTCGACGCGATCGTCTCGCGGACCCGCAAGGGTGGCGGCGAGATCGTCAATCTCCTCAAGACCGGCTCGGCCTTCTACGCGCCGGCGGCGTCGGCGATCGCCATGGCCGAGAGCTACCTCAAGGACAAGCGGCGCGTACTGCCGTGCGCGGCGCAGCTCACCGGCGAGTACGGCCTCAAGAACATCTACGTCGGCGTGCCGGTGGTGATCGGCGCCAACGGCGTCGAGAAGGTGGTCGAGGTCCAGCTCGATGCGGACGAGAAGGCGATGTTCGAGAAGTCGGTCGCCTCGGTGCAGACGCTGGTCGAAGCGTGCAAGGGCATCAATCCGGCGTTCGCCGACTGA
- a CDS encoding exported protein of unknown function (ID:RHAL1_02363;~source:Prodigal:2.6), with amino-acid sequence MKKLLFSLPALAMLASASMMSTAAHAQLAFVQISPVTDQSTIVCSNFVKEADGTWKAVAPVPFSLGIILKIIPPARAIKSGGYIYNNVDLWTQLNYQCGAAGVVIAKY; translated from the coding sequence ATGAAGAAGCTGCTGTTTTCTCTGCCTGCGCTCGCCATGCTGGCGTCCGCTTCGATGATGTCGACCGCGGCGCACGCGCAGCTCGCGTTCGTCCAGATCTCGCCGGTCACCGACCAGAGCACGATCGTCTGCTCGAACTTCGTCAAGGAAGCCGACGGCACCTGGAAGGCCGTGGCGCCGGTGCCGTTCTCGCTCGGCATCATCCTGAAGATCATCCCGCCGGCCCGCGCCATCAAGTCGGGCGGCTACATCTACAACAACGTCGACCTGTGGACGCAGCTGAACTACCAGTGCGGCGCCGCCGGCGTCGTCATCGCCAAGTACTGA
- a CDS encoding Diguanylate-cyclase (ID:RHAL1_02360;~source:Prodigal:2.6), protein MSPYRPRDSLFAKRLQTDGHRRRRGRARNCDALLAARLPPDLEARFEADTADERCRRVIRQNYLGLAIYNAFIAGDWLLINDVFRISVVLHLCIMTPIMGVVILMLSRRPPAWLRESILAFGIVLATAAILGLMLISKSPLRSSEHLSVVLVILFATIVQRIRFPYVLFAGIASLGLYIAALSGFAQHEPARAGVAIAIQAGVVLFSLIGCYNLEYEQRMGYLLGLRDRLRSDELESLSRHDALTGLGNRRALDHAMAARQRTEGTVRSAPVAVLLIDIDFFKAHNDANGHLAGDICLQRVAAAIGGAVRFGNDAVFRFGGEEFIALLDGTSTEAALAAGERVRRAVEEIAIPHDAGRDGVVTVSIGVSVQRVDAETTLADIVAEADRALYAAKRGGRNQVRHFDAVRDGRTRPSRVA, encoded by the coding sequence TTGTCCCCCTATCGTCCCCGCGACTCATTGTTCGCAAAGCGGCTTCAAACTGATGGGCATCGACGGAGACGAGGTCGGGCGCGCAATTGCGACGCGCTCCTGGCGGCTCGCCTTCCGCCGGATCTCGAGGCGCGCTTCGAGGCCGACACGGCCGACGAGAGATGCCGGCGCGTCATCCGCCAGAACTACCTCGGGCTCGCCATCTACAACGCCTTCATTGCCGGCGACTGGCTGCTGATCAACGACGTCTTCCGGATCTCGGTCGTTCTCCACCTCTGCATCATGACGCCGATCATGGGCGTGGTGATCCTGATGCTCTCGCGACGCCCGCCCGCGTGGCTCCGCGAGAGCATCCTCGCCTTCGGCATCGTGCTCGCCACCGCGGCGATCCTCGGGCTGATGCTGATCAGCAAGTCGCCTCTGCGCAGCAGCGAGCACCTGTCCGTCGTCCTCGTCATCCTGTTCGCGACGATCGTGCAGCGGATCCGCTTCCCCTATGTGCTCTTCGCCGGCATCGCCTCGCTCGGCCTCTACATCGCGGCGCTTTCCGGGTTCGCGCAGCACGAGCCGGCGCGCGCCGGCGTCGCCATCGCGATCCAGGCCGGCGTCGTCCTGTTCTCGCTCATCGGCTGCTACAATCTCGAGTACGAGCAGCGGATGGGCTATCTCCTCGGTCTGCGCGACCGGCTCCGCAGCGACGAGCTGGAGAGCCTCAGCCGACACGATGCCCTCACCGGCCTCGGCAACCGCCGCGCGCTCGACCACGCGATGGCCGCGCGCCAGCGGACGGAAGGCACCGTGCGCTCGGCGCCGGTCGCGGTTCTGCTGATCGATATCGACTTCTTCAAAGCGCACAACGACGCCAACGGGCACCTTGCCGGCGACATCTGCCTGCAGCGAGTCGCCGCCGCGATCGGCGGCGCCGTGCGCTTCGGAAACGACGCCGTCTTCCGCTTCGGCGGCGAGGAGTTCATCGCCCTCCTCGACGGCACCTCGACGGAGGCTGCGCTGGCGGCCGGCGAACGCGTGCGCCGCGCGGTCGAGGAGATCGCAATCCCGCACGACGCCGGGCGCGACGGCGTCGTGACCGTGAGCATCGGCGTGTCGGTCCAGCGCGTCGATGCCGAGACGACGCTCGCCGACATCGTGGCCGAGGCGGATCGCGCGCTATACGCCGCCAAGCGCGGCGGCCGCAATCAGGTCCGCCATTTCGACGCGGTCAGGGACGGCCGCACGCGGCCGAGCCGCGTCGCTTAA
- a CDS encoding exported protein of unknown function (ID:RHAL1_02364;~source:Prodigal:2.6): MTAFRKLAVAASLTALATTVAPSLAMAQVAYDRSTLPLAGLDYPYTDESPYAVAHGERPSFVIVPGPYGYGPGVAVVPRCLYPNGWNVTDFGRDLNGIPPGIEHQCPEPTRYRVRARY; this comes from the coding sequence ATGACTGCGTTTCGCAAGCTTGCCGTCGCCGCGTCGCTGACGGCTCTCGCCACGACCGTCGCCCCGAGCCTCGCCATGGCCCAGGTCGCCTACGACCGCTCGACCCTGCCGCTCGCCGGGCTCGACTATCCCTACACCGACGAGTCGCCCTATGCCGTCGCGCACGGCGAGCGCCCGAGCTTCGTCATCGTGCCGGGTCCCTACGGCTACGGCCCCGGCGTCGCAGTAGTGCCGCGCTGCCTGTACCCGAACGGCTGGAACGTCACCGACTTCGGCCGCGACCTGAACGGCATCCCGCCGGGGATCGAGCACCAGTGCCCCGAGCCGACCCGCTACCGCGTCCGCGCCCGCTATTGA
- the sucC_1 gene encoding succinyl-CoA synthetase, beta subunit (ID:RHAL1_02359;~source:Prodigal:2.6), translating to MNIHEYQAKAVLREFGVPVPRGVPVLKAEDAEAAAKELGGPVWVVKSQIHAGGRGKGTFKEAEAGGKGGVRVVKSIEEATAAVQQILGRTLVTVQTGPAGRQVNRVYLEDGSSIAKEFYLSLLVDRTTSRVAFVVSTEGGMDIEEVAHSHPDKIVTFSVDPATGVQPHHGRKVAQTLGLDGDQAKQAATLVGQLYAAFVAKDMAMLEINPLILSSEGDLKCLDAKISFDDNAMYRHPDIQALRDLSEEDAKEIEASKYDLSYITLDGTIGCMVNGAGLAMATMDIIKLYGAEPANFLDVGGGATKEKVAAAFKIITADPNVKGILVNIFGGIMKCDVIAEGVIAAVKEVGLQVPLVVRLEGTNVDLGKDIIQKSGLNVIPADDLDDAAQKIVAAVGKV from the coding sequence ATGAACATCCACGAATATCAGGCCAAGGCCGTGCTGCGCGAGTTCGGCGTGCCGGTGCCGCGCGGCGTGCCGGTGCTGAAGGCCGAGGACGCCGAGGCGGCGGCAAAGGAGCTCGGCGGCCCGGTCTGGGTGGTGAAGTCGCAGATCCACGCCGGCGGCCGCGGCAAGGGGACGTTCAAGGAAGCCGAGGCCGGCGGCAAGGGCGGCGTGCGCGTCGTCAAATCGATCGAGGAGGCGACCGCCGCCGTCCAGCAGATCCTCGGCCGCACGCTCGTCACCGTGCAGACGGGCCCGGCCGGTCGCCAGGTCAATCGCGTCTACCTCGAGGACGGCTCCTCGATCGCGAAGGAGTTCTACCTGTCGCTGCTGGTCGACCGGACCACGAGCCGCGTCGCCTTCGTCGTCTCGACCGAAGGCGGCATGGACATCGAGGAGGTGGCGCATTCCCATCCCGACAAGATCGTGACCTTCTCGGTCGATCCGGCGACGGGCGTGCAGCCCCATCACGGCCGCAAGGTCGCGCAGACGCTCGGTCTCGACGGCGACCAGGCGAAGCAGGCGGCGACGCTCGTCGGCCAGCTCTACGCGGCCTTCGTCGCCAAGGACATGGCGATGCTCGAGATCAACCCGCTGATCCTCTCGTCGGAAGGCGACCTCAAGTGCCTCGACGCGAAGATCTCCTTCGACGACAACGCGATGTACCGCCACCCCGACATCCAGGCGCTGCGCGACCTGTCGGAGGAGGACGCCAAGGAGATCGAGGCCTCGAAGTACGACCTCTCCTACATCACGCTCGACGGGACGATCGGCTGCATGGTCAACGGCGCCGGCCTCGCCATGGCGACGATGGACATCATCAAGCTCTACGGCGCCGAGCCCGCCAACTTCCTCGACGTCGGCGGCGGCGCGACGAAGGAGAAGGTCGCCGCGGCGTTCAAGATCATCACGGCCGACCCGAACGTGAAGGGCATCCTGGTCAACATCTTCGGCGGCATCATGAAGTGCGACGTCATCGCCGAAGGCGTCATCGCCGCGGTGAAGGAGGTCGGGCTGCAGGTGCCGCTCGTCGTGCGGCTCGAAGGCACCAACGTCGACCTCGGCAAGGACATCATCCAGAAATCCGGGCTCAACGTGATTCCGGCCGACGATCTCGACGACGCCGCGCAGAAGATCGTCGCGGCGGTCGGCAAGGTCTGA
- the gatC gene encoding Aspartyl/glutamyl-tRNA(Asn/Gln) amidotransferase subunit C (ID:RHAL1_02367;~source:Prodigal:2.6) — MSVDQATVRRIAKLARIRVPDEEIAGLQGELNAILAFVETLGEVDVEGVEPMTSVMPMPMKKRRDEVTDGEIADLVTKNAPASEDHFFMVPKVIE, encoded by the coding sequence ATGTCGGTCGACCAGGCCACCGTCCGCCGCATCGCCAAGCTCGCGCGCATCAGGGTGCCCGACGAGGAGATCGCGGGCCTGCAGGGCGAGCTCAACGCGATCCTCGCATTCGTCGAGACGCTCGGCGAGGTCGACGTCGAAGGCGTCGAGCCGATGACCTCGGTGATGCCGATGCCGATGAAGAAGCGGCGCGACGAGGTGACAGACGGCGAGATCGCCGACCTCGTGACGAAGAACGCGCCGGCCTCGGAGGATCACTTCTTCATGGTGCCGAAGGTGATCGAGTGA
- a CDS encoding hypothetical protein (ID:RHAL1_02362;~conserved protein of unknown function;~source:Prodigal:2.6), whose product MPAFVALFRAVNVGGRATVAMSDLCATAERLGLCAPRTLLQSGNLVFTSDAKPDDLERRLETAVGADHGLETTVLVRSADDWGAIVAACPYPDIAGNDPSHLLVMLLREPPSAQAEADLRAAIAGRERFELRGGTAYVHYPDGIGRSKLTASLIERRLGTTGTARNWNTVKRIEAALAG is encoded by the coding sequence GTGCCGGCGTTCGTCGCGTTGTTTCGAGCGGTCAACGTCGGCGGTCGCGCCACCGTCGCTATGAGCGATCTCTGCGCGACGGCCGAGCGGCTGGGTCTCTGCGCGCCGCGCACCCTGCTGCAAAGCGGCAACCTCGTCTTCACCTCGGACGCGAAGCCGGACGACCTCGAGCGAAGGCTCGAGACGGCTGTTGGAGCCGACCACGGGCTGGAGACGACCGTCCTCGTCCGATCGGCGGACGACTGGGGCGCCATCGTCGCGGCCTGCCCCTATCCCGACATCGCCGGCAACGATCCCTCGCATCTCCTCGTGATGCTGCTTCGCGAGCCTCCGTCGGCGCAGGCCGAGGCGGACCTCCGCGCGGCGATCGCCGGACGGGAGCGCTTCGAGCTTCGCGGCGGCACCGCCTACGTCCACTATCCCGACGGCATCGGCCGCTCCAAGCTGACCGCCAGCCTCATCGAGCGGCGCCTCGGCACGACGGGCACGGCCCGCAACTGGAACACCGTGAAGCGTATCGAAGCGGCGCTGGCCGGCTGA
- the gatA gene encoding Glutamyl-tRNA(Gln) amidotransferase subunit A (ID:RHAL1_02368;~source:Prodigal:2.6), with the protein MTDLTSLTLAAARDGLKAKSFSATELAQAHVDAVAAAKPLNCFIVETPEFALQQAAVADANLAKGEARPLEGIPLGIKDLYCTDGVQTTAASHILEGFVPPYESTVSANLWRDGAVMLGKLNLDEFAMGSSNETSYFGPVVSPWRRADDPTAKIVPGGSSGGSAAAVAARLCFGATATDTGGSIRQPAAFTGTVGMKPTYGRCSRWGIVAFASSLDQAGPIARDVRDCAILMRAMAGHDPKDTTSVDLPVPDYEAAVGQSIKGKTIGIPKEYRMDGMAPEIAALWDEGIAWLKDAGAEIREITLPHTKYALAAYYIVAPAEASSNLARYDGVRYGLREPGRDIVDMYEATRGAGFGKEVRRRIMIGTYVLSAGYYDAYYLRAQKIRTLIKRDFEEVFAAGVDAILTPATPSAAFAQGEKGSGDPIEMYLNDIFTVTVNMAGLPGIAVPAGLSGNGLPLGLQLIGRAFDEETLFSVASAIEQAAPKLELPERWW; encoded by the coding sequence TTGACCGATCTCACCTCCCTCACCCTTGCCGCCGCCCGCGACGGGCTCAAGGCGAAAAGCTTCTCGGCGACCGAGCTGGCGCAGGCGCATGTCGACGCCGTCGCGGCGGCGAAGCCGCTCAACTGCTTCATCGTCGAGACGCCGGAGTTCGCGCTGCAGCAGGCGGCGGTCGCCGACGCCAACCTCGCCAAGGGCGAGGCGCGCCCGCTCGAGGGCATCCCGCTCGGGATCAAGGATCTCTACTGCACCGACGGCGTGCAGACGACGGCGGCGAGCCACATCCTCGAAGGCTTCGTGCCGCCCTACGAATCCACCGTCTCGGCCAACCTCTGGCGCGACGGCGCGGTGATGCTGGGCAAGCTGAACCTCGACGAGTTCGCCATGGGCTCGTCGAACGAGACCTCGTACTTCGGCCCCGTCGTCTCGCCCTGGCGCCGCGCGGATGACCCGACCGCCAAGATCGTGCCCGGCGGCTCGTCCGGCGGCTCCGCGGCGGCCGTGGCGGCGCGCCTCTGCTTCGGCGCGACGGCGACCGACACCGGCGGCTCGATCCGCCAGCCCGCGGCCTTCACGGGCACCGTCGGCATGAAGCCGACCTACGGGCGCTGCTCGCGCTGGGGCATCGTCGCCTTCGCGTCCTCGCTCGACCAGGCCGGCCCGATCGCCCGCGACGTGCGCGACTGCGCGATCCTGATGCGCGCCATGGCCGGCCACGACCCGAAGGACACGACCTCCGTCGACCTGCCGGTGCCGGACTACGAGGCCGCCGTCGGCCAGTCGATCAAGGGCAAGACCATCGGCATCCCGAAAGAGTACCGGATGGACGGCATGGCGCCGGAGATCGCCGCTCTGTGGGACGAGGGCATCGCCTGGCTGAAGGACGCCGGCGCCGAGATCCGCGAGATCACCCTGCCCCACACCAAGTACGCGCTCGCCGCCTACTACATCGTGGCGCCGGCCGAGGCCTCGTCGAACCTCGCGCGCTACGACGGCGTCCGCTACGGCCTCCGCGAGCCCGGTCGCGACATCGTCGACATGTACGAGGCGACGCGCGGCGCCGGGTTCGGCAAGGAGGTGCGCCGGCGCATCATGATCGGCACCTACGTGCTCTCCGCCGGCTACTACGACGCCTATTACCTGCGCGCGCAGAAGATCAGGACGCTGATCAAGCGCGACTTCGAGGAGGTGTTCGCGGCGGGCGTCGACGCGATCCTCACACCCGCCACCCCCTCGGCCGCCTTCGCGCAGGGCGAGAAGGGCTCCGGCGACCCCATCGAGATGTATCTGAACGACATCTTCACGGTGACGGTGAACATGGCCGGCCTGCCCGGCATCGCCGTGCCGGCCGGGCTTTCGGGCAACGGCCTGCCGCTCGGCCTGCAGCTGATCGGCCGCGCCTTCGACGAGGAGACGCTGTTCTCGGTCGCCAGCGCAATCGAGCAGGCCGCGCCGAAGCTCGAGCTGCCGGAAAGATGGTGGTGA